DNA sequence from the bacterium genome:
GATTTTTCAGGCCGTCGCGAAAATCCGAAAAACCAGCGAAATTCCTATACTTTTAATGGGATACTTCAACCCGGTTCTACAGTACGGCATCCCCGAATTTTTCGCCGCCGCCAAGCGGGCCGGAGTGGACGGTGCCTTGCTGGTCGACTTGCCGCCGGAAGAGGGCGAGGAGGTCCGGCGCGCCGCCAAGGCCGAGGGGATTTCCCTGGTCTACCTGCTTTCCCCGACCAGCGGCCGGGAACGGATCGACCTGGTCCGCCGGAAGGGCTCGGGCTTCATCTATTATGTCTCGCTGACCGGGGTGACCGGAGCGGCCATTCGATCCACTCAATCCCTCCACCAAAAGTTGAAAGAAGTCGTCAAGGACAGCCCGCTACCGGTCTGCGTGGGCTTCGGCATCAAGACCGCCGATCAAGCCGCCGCCGTGGCGCGGGATGCCGACGGGGTGGTGGTGGGGTCGGCCTTGGTCGATTGCTTTGCCAAATCGCCTCCCAAGCAGGCCATCGCTAAAGTTTCTCGCCTTGTTCGCTCCATGAGCAAAAAGATCCACTAACCAAGGTCGGTTTGAAAGGGACTTAAGTGGCTGGCCCCGAACGGGTCCTGTCCGGTCTGCACCCCCACCGTCCTCGCAAGCTGCGGGCGGCGGGGGGCCCCCGCCCGGCCACCCGTTCGGGGCCAGAAGAAGCTTGGGCAAACAGAGTCCGTAGGTTTGTCATCCCGAGCGGAGCGAGGGATCCTTGCGGAGTATTTTAGGCTAAAAAACTCCGCAAGGATTCCTCGTCGCTTCGCCCCTCGGAATGACAGCAAAAACAGCAAAAACAACTGTTTGCCCAGCCTCTTCGGGAGCGGGTGGCTCGATGACGGGGGACCCCGCCGCCCGCAGCCCCTGCGAGGACGGCGGGGGTGTCAGCGAGACAGGCCCTGCTCCCGCTGCCCAAGCCCCTTGAAGTACCAATTTGAATTCGAGCAGCCACAAGGCAAACCAAGGCATCCCCCCACACCCCAAGCAAGAAAAATTTAACTTTTTCAAAACCTTCCATTCCTCAATTCGTTCCGACACTTATCTTGACCAGTTCGGGTCTCTGACATTACGGTGGGTCCCGCTTTCCTATGGGACCGAAACGCAGCGATGAAGAACTGATGGTGGCCTTTCAGGGCGGCGATTCGCCGGCCTTTGAAGAGCTGCTGAAGCGGCATCAAAATGGGGTGTATAACTTCATTTACCGCTTCTTGGGCAATCGCGAGACGGCCGAGGAGGTCTTTCAGGAGGCCTTCTTCAAGGTCCACCAAGCCGCCGACCGCTATCTGCCCAACGGCAAGTTCACCACCTGGCTCTACACGATCGTGCGGAATCTCTGCGTGGACACCTTTCGCCGCAAAAAAATCCGGGACGCGATCAGCCTGGACGAGCGGCGCGACGAAGGCGAGGCCAGCCTCGGCGACAAGATCGCCGGCGACAATATCCCGGCCGACATCCTTTCCTCGGCACGCCAAATCGAAGCCGCCTTGGAGAGGGCCTTGGCCAAGCTCAACGACGACCAGCGCGAGGTTTTCTT
Encoded proteins:
- the trpA gene encoding tryptophan synthase subunit alpha codes for the protein MKNRIEKRLAALQREGKKALVAFVTAGDPHLKWTPQVVLELEKAGADVIELGMPFSDPMADGPVIQKSSERALKAGTTLKGIFQAVAKIRKTSEIPILLMGYFNPVLQYGIPEFFAAAKRAGVDGALLVDLPPEEGEEVRRAAKAEGISLVYLLSPTSGRERIDLVRRKGSGFIYYVSLTGVTGAAIRSTQSLHQKLKEVVKDSPLPVCVGFGIKTADQAAAVARDADGVVVGSALVDCFAKSPPKQAIAKVSRLVRSMSKKIH
- a CDS encoding RNA polymerase sigma factor, which produces MGPKRSDEELMVAFQGGDSPAFEELLKRHQNGVYNFIYRFLGNRETAEEVFQEAFFKVHQAADRYLPNGKFTTWLYTIVRNLCVDTFRRKKIRDAISLDERRDEGEASLGDKIAGDNIPADILSSARQIEAALERALAKLNDDQREVFLLREKEGFKFEEIAEMTGVSVNTVKSRMRYALEGLRRALKQSKYRELLERE